A window of the Tachyglossus aculeatus isolate mTacAcu1 chromosome 2, mTacAcu1.pri, whole genome shotgun sequence genome harbors these coding sequences:
- the LOC119941596 gene encoding olfactory receptor 14A16-like, whose product MAKTAHKGETIYTAVHDIPQTMSLIGNVLIIVVTTFDRHLHTPMYFFLKNLSVIDLGYISVTVFLVFLFGGTEMALLTVMSHDRYVSICLPLHYEIIMPHVACVRMLAASWFSSCLSAILYTASTFSLSFCGPNIVHQFFCDGPQLLRLACSTDHVPEDVSLAISMCLTVFCFVIIVGSYVRIFSAVLRMPSVEGRSKAFSTCIPHLVVVTLYVTSGISAYLKPISDSPSALDLLVSVFYTVVPPTLNPLIYSLRNRDIKAAMRKLLRPKHFPEEKPSIG is encoded by the exons GCAGTTCACGACATCCCCCAGACCATGT ccctgattGGGAATGTCCTCATCATTGTCGTCACCACCTTTGACCGGCacttgcacacccccatgtacttcttcctcaagaacctgtcggTCATTGACCttggctacatctccgtcaca gtattcctcgtatttttattCGGTGGAACAGAAatggccctgctcacagtaatgtCCCATGACCGCTATgtctccatctgtctccccctgcactatgagatcatcatgccccACGTTGCCTGTGTACgtatgttggctgcctcttggttcagcagctgtttgagtgccatcttgtacacagccagcaccttctctctatctTTCTGTGGCCCAAAcattgtccaccagttcttctgcgatggtccccagttgctaagacttgcatgttccactgatcatgtcccagaagatgtgagtttagccatcagcatGTGCCTAACTGTCTTCTGCTTCGTGatcatcgtgggctcctacgtccgcatcttctcagctgtgctgaggatgccgtcagtggagggccgctccaaagccttctccacctgtataCCCCACCTGGTCGTCGTCACTCTGTATGTCACATCTGGCATATCTGCCTACCTAAAGCcgatatcagactctccctctgcactggactTGTTGGTATCTGTGTTCTATACTGTGGTGCCCCCTactcttaatcccctcatctacagcctgagaaaccgggacatTAAGGCAGCAATGAGAAAGCTGCTACGGCCAAAACATTTCCCAGAGGAGAAACCATCTATCGGATGA